The proteins below come from a single Mangifera indica cultivar Alphonso chromosome 16, CATAS_Mindica_2.1, whole genome shotgun sequence genomic window:
- the LOC123199097 gene encoding transcription factor HEC3-like has product MDMNQVRLGNHVWEVEMANMEEQILHDPISGFNSIFPSYNFPLQTPQITSSSASNHHLPSSSFFTEQIQHSMEGQQQEEEEEEEEPEEELGAMKEMMYRIAAMQPVDIDPSTIRKPKRRNIRISDDPQSVAARHRRERISEKIRILQRLVPGGTRMDTASMLDEAIRYVKFLKRQIRLLKSNNQQNASTQQLWHPKLTPNNSLASSTTAISPDHYQGITFQARANNLCFNHKVISD; this is encoded by the coding sequence ATGGATATGAATCAAGTTCGGCTTGGAAATCATGTATGGGAAGTTGAAATGGCGAATATGGAAGAGCAAATCCTCCACGACCCGATTTCTGGATTCAATTCGATTTTTCCGAGCTATAACTTCCCTCTTCAAACGCCGCAAATCACTTCATCGTCAGCCTCGAACCACCACTTGCCATCTTCTAGCTTTTTCACTGAGCAGATACAACACAGCATGGAGGGACAACaacaggaagaagaagaagaagaagaagagccaGAAGAGGAGCTGGGTGCCATGAAAGAGATGATGTATAGAATCGCTGCGATGCAGCCGGTGGACATCGACCCCTCCACCATCCGGAAGCCCAAAAGGCGAAACATCCGCATCAGCGACGACCCCCAGAGCGTGGCAGCGCGTCACCGACGCGAAAGAATCAGCGAAAAGATCAGAATTCTTCAGAGGCTTGTCCCCGGAGGCACCAGAATGGACACAGCCTCCATGCTCGACGAGGCCATCCGCTATGTCAAGTTCCTCAAGAGGCAGATCCGTTTACTCAAGTCCAATAATCAACAAAACGCATCAACACAGCAGCTTTGGCATCCCAAATTGACGCCGAATAATTCTCTCGCTTCATCAACCACTGCAATCTCACCAGATCATTACCAGGGCATAACTTTCCAAGCCAGGGCAAATAATTTGTGCTTTAATCACAAGGTAATTAGCGATTAA
- the LOC123199098 gene encoding zinc finger CCCH domain-containing protein 38-like has translation MSGSSRKRNSKWDMKEESQHSHENVPDNSWPRKAGVSFHDKKSRSGWFSPKGGGYNSGHKWSTREDDMLKSTRDSLLPSREPLPGSRGSRKGDCIDDYQESFRPTTAWDGEGSYSMKMSPGLDDWRQQIRHHSPRSDWDGPHRSRSRSRSRSRSRSWNRSRSPVRGFRQESDIYVRNQERSDVSAQLCKDFAAGRCKRGNNCPFSHHSSESYEESRESRHRKAGAPKYSIPHESREYPMRSGRNRDASLEWGGDHNSRKNGDIPCKFFAVGKCRNGKYCRFSHSVQAHASPNRRSRDDNSFQRSHNLDDTDKLWNGRTWSDTNTFTDAAKLSDQKIERMGNRRERDDKWSRSHNSDDVERVPDDLKWAGKDKPTDTTKLIEDCNERIGSLEPRFSAWSTEGKWPHSLDENAARAGQTAVSHGAVESNNMEALQCKQKNSSADVVVSESGGTENWIGDMEMSPEWNYRVPPSNHALKVEHGHSTHSSQSLALGNTSVLSREQELSRETSGQLHDAASSMQLKIIEEPYFKHDHNQREGGGVALPGSDKNAIGRTATSHIDLNFSADLLPAQSFDQNGQIPSALPFSSLNSFGQSQGAITSETSGGGNIKTPQTHSLFPEEKSINKMDIVDTSASRVSSGIKPTKDVVGSEQLTKLSASLVQFLGNQQQLPQLYAALNPTNLVQVSSSVNAEGLIKPDSALTSQLNEAIKSELQYDPLCDSIDSKKHNAVNLPPFSINSVAQKSIVDVKVEIPNGGSEEPSNKSQTSKLLEPDADCRGINNSGVVEAEEMKKAQVENQIPQENNGVEKTDGDDKDNDEGKKRKDAKDSKEAKGIRTFKFALVEFVKEILKPTWKEGQVTKDAYKNIVKKVVDKVTGTMQESANIPQTQEKINQYLAFSKPKLSKLVQAYVEKFQKG, from the exons ATGAGTGGAAGTAGCAGAAAACGCAATTCTAAATGGGATATGAAGGAAGAGTCCCAACATTCACATGAAAATGTACCAGACAATTCTTGGCCTCGGAAGGCGGGTGTATCTTTTCATGACAAAAAATCACGGTCTGGATGGTTTTCCCCCAAGGGTGGTGGCTATAATAGTGGCCATAAGTGGTCAACAAGGGAAGATGACATGCTGAAATCAACTCGGGATTCACTATTGCCATCTAGGGAACCATTGCCTGGAAGCAGAGGTTCACGGAAGGGGGATTGCATCGATGATTATCAAGAAAGTTTCAGACCCACAACCGCATGGGATGGAGAAGGGAGCTACAGCATGAAAATGTCTCCTGGCCTTGATGATTGGAGACAACAAATTCGTCACCACTCTCCAAGAAGTGATTGGGATGGACCTCACAG AAGTAGAAGCCGCAGCCGGAGCAGGAGCCGTAGCCGAAGTTGGAATCGGAGCAGAAGCCCAGTTCGTGGATTTAGGCAAGAATCGGACATCTATGTCAGAAACCAGGAAAGATCAGATGTATCAGCTCAATTATGTAAAGATTTTGCTGCTGGGAGATGTAAGAGAGGAAATAATTGTCCCTTTTCTCATCATAGTAGTGAAAGTTATGAGGAGAGTAGAGAAAGTAGACATAGGAAAGCTGGAGCTCCAAAGTATTCCATTCCCCACGAATCTAGGGAGTATCCAATGAGGAGTGGAAGAAACAGGGATGCATCACTGGAGTGGGGAGGTGACCATAATTCCCGCAAGAATGGTGATATTCCCTGCAAATTCTTTGCTGTGGGAAAATGTCGCAATGGAAAATATTGCAGGTTTTCTCATAGTGTTCAGGCACATGCAAGTCCTAACAGAAGATCAAGGGATGACAATTCATTCCAGCGGAGCCATAATTTAGATGACACTGATAAATTATGGAATGGTCGAACATGGAGTGACACAAACACTTTCACTGATGCTGCAAAGTTGAGTgatcaaaaaattgaaaggaTGGGTAACAGAAGGGAAAGGGATGATAAGTGGTCACGAAGCCATAATTCAGATGATGTGGAGAGAGTACCGGATGATCTAAAATGGGCTGGTAAAGATAAACCAACAGATACTACAAAATTGATAGAGGATTGCAATGAAAGAATAGGATCCCTTGAACCAAGGTTCTCTGCTTGGTCTACTGAAGGTAAATGGCCTCACAGCTTGGATGAGAATGCAGCACGTGCTGGCCAAACAGCAGTAAGTCATGGAGCAGTTGAGAGCAACAATATGGAAGCCCTTCAATGTAAGCAGAAAAATTCTAGTGCTGATGTGGTAGTTTCTGAATCTGGAGGTACTGAAAATTGGATTGGCGATATGGAGATGTCTCCTGAGTGGAATTATAGAGTGCCGCCTTCCAACCATGCTCTAAAAGTAGAGCATGGTCATAGTACTCATAGTTCACAATCTCTAGCTCTTGGCAATACCTCTGTACTCAGTCGTGAACAGGAACTAAGTCGTGAAACTTCTGGTCAGTTGCATGATGCAGCTTCGTCTATGCAGCTGAAGATAATTGAAGAGCCTTATTTCAAGCATGACCATAATCAGAGAGAAGGTGGTGGTGTTGCTTTGCCTGGCAGTGATAAGAATGCTATTGGAAGAACTGCTACTTCACACATTGATCTAAATTTTTCTGCCGACCTCTTGCCAGCCCAAAGCTTTGATCAGAATGGCCAGATTCCAAGTGCTTTACCTTTCTCGAGCTTAAATTCCTTTGGACAAAGTCAAGGTGCAATCACTTCTGAAACTTCTGGTGGAGGAAATATAAAAACTCCTCAAACTCACTCACTGTTTCCAGAGGAAAAATCAATCAACAAAATGGACATTGTGGATACAAGTGCATCACGGGTTAGTTCTGGAATCAAGCCAACTAAAGATGTGGTTGGCAGTGAACAGCTCACTAAGCTTTCGGCCTCTCTTGTTCAGTTTCTTGGAAATCAGCAGCAGCTACCACAACTTTATGCTGCTCTGAATCCCACTAATTTGGTACAAGTGTCATCATCTGTGAATGCTGAAGGTTTAATTAAACCAGACTCTGCTCTAACCAGTCAGCTGAATGAAGCCATTAAATCCGAATTGCAGTATGATCCTTTATGTGATAGCATTGACTCCAAGAAGCACAATGCTGTTAACCTCCCACCTTTTTCAATAAATTCTGTTGCACAGAAAAGCATTGTGGATGTAAAGGTGGAGATTCCGAATGGTGGTTCAGAAGAACCTTCTAACAAGAGCCAAACATCAAAACTACTGGAACCTGATGCAGATTGCAGGGGTATTAACAACAGTGGTGTAGTGGAGGctgaagaaatgaaaaaagcACAAGTAGAGAACCAGATTCCACAAGAGAACAATGGTGTCGAGAAAACAGATGGTGATGACAAGGATAATGATGAAGGTAAGAAAAGGAAGGATGCTAAGGATAGCAAGGAAGCTAAAGGGATTCGCACATTCAAATTTGCACTGGTGGAGTTTGTTAAGGAGATCCTGAAACCCACATGGAAAGAGGGTCAAGTTACCAAAGATGCTTACAAAAACATAGTGAAGAAAGTAGTCGATAAAGTCACTGGTACAATGCAAGAGTCTGCTAATATTCCTcaaacacaagaaaaaattaaccaaTATTTGGCATTTTCGAAACCAAAGCTTAGCAAACTTGTTCAG GCGTACGTCGAAAAATTTCAAAAGGGCTAA